The Nitrospiria bacterium sequence TTCAATGGTATGTTTTTCTTCTTTTATTTCTTGGTAATGCCCCGGGTTATCGATCCGGGAGGTAATTTTCATAATCCCCTCATCGGTCCAACCTTTCTCTTGCCAGTAACCCTGATGGTCATGTCCCACCAATTCGATATTCGTCAGCCACTTTACGTTTTTAATTCCGTAGATCCCGGGAACCACCGCCCGAAGGGGAAATCCGTGTTGTCTGGGAAGTTGAACCCCGTTCATGGAATGGGCCAGGAGGACGTCACCCTCCATTGCCCGTTCGAAGGTTATGCTGTCATGGTAGCCGTCCGCTCCTCGGAAAATCACGTCTTTGACATCCGAGAAGGGTTTCACCTCCTCGAGCAGTTTTCTTAGAGGGAGTCCCCCCCACAGGGCATTACTGATGCTGTCTCCTCCCGGAAGGTTATCGATGCATTGAAGCGTCACGACTTTTTCAATAAATTGTTTTCCCAGAAAATCCGCATAGCCAAGGGTTAAGGGGTGATCCACCATTCCGTTGATGGACACCCGCCATTGTCCCAAATGGATATTTTGGGTGGATTCAAGGGAATGATCGGAATAGTTTACAAGGTAAAATTTATCGTTGGGGGTAATATAGGGCGTGTCCCTTGGAGGGACAGAGAACAATTTTCCCCAAAAAAAAGCGCCTGCTTCTGCTCTTTGGCCAAGGCCCAAAGTAAGCAATCCCATCCCGCCTAATTGAATCATTTTTCTTCTGTTAAACGGTTTCATGGTCTCTCTCAGGGGTGTGATTTGCTATAATAATATCTGGTGTTAGATCTTTTTGGCAAGAGGGAATTTTGGTTAATGAATTTAGGGAGTTGTAATTAAAAACCACACCCGACTGAATTGACTTTTAGGGTGTCCTATGTTAGTTTCAACCCCCTGAGTTTTCTGAAAAA is a genomic window containing:
- a CDS encoding molybdopterin-dependent oxidoreductase, encoding MKPFNRRKMIQLGGMGLLTLGLGQRAEAGAFFWGKLFSVPPRDTPYITPNDKFYLVNYSDHSLESTQNIHLGQWRVSINGMVDHPLTLGYADFLGKQFIEKVVTLQCIDNLPGGDSISNALWGGLPLRKLLEEVKPFSDVKDVIFRGADGYHDSITFERAMEGDVLLAHSMNGVQLPRQHGFPLRAVVPGIYGIKNVKWLTNIELVGHDHQGYWQEKGWTDEGIMKITSRIDNPGHYQEIKEEKHTIEGIAFGGLHGISAVEITTDGERTWHPTTIQPPASDLSWVKWKYPWRIPKKGPHQLTVRAIDRKGNPQIPQVARAYPDGATGLHTIVALANI